From a single Apium graveolens cultivar Ventura chromosome 2, ASM990537v1, whole genome shotgun sequence genomic region:
- the LOC141706752 gene encoding VQ motif-containing protein 4-like — MENSPRLYAKENSSPSNSPNSHGSSSNSNGLSPATQIITPPATPKPVSRSENNPYPTTFVQADSTTFKQVVQMLTGSSETAKQASDPHQVKNSSIPPIRTSQKKQSFKLYERRNSLKNGLMINPSLHNFGNNPGFSPRKPEILSPSILDFPSLVLSPVTPLRDDHNKSSGSSSEEEKAIAEKGFYLHKSPMSTPRGAEPQLLPLFPVTSPRVSGS; from the coding sequence ATGGAAAACTCACCAAGACTCTATGCCAAAGAAAACTCATCTCCTTCAAACTCACCAAACAGCCATGGTAGTAGCTCAAACAGCAATGGTCTTTCTCCGGCAACTCAAATTATAACACCTCCGGCAACTCCAAAACCGGTGTCAAGATCCGAGAACAACCCGTATCCAACGACTTTCGTTCAGGCGGATTCCACCACTTTTAAACAAGTAGTTCAAATGCTTACAGGATCATCAGAAACTGCTAAACAGGCCTCAGATCCACACCAAGTGAAAAACTCTAGCATACCTCCTATCAGAACAAGTCAAAAGAAACAGAGTTTTAAGCTTTATGAGCGGAGAAATAGTCTCAAAAATGGGCTGATGATCAACCCGTCTTTGCATAATTTTGGCAATAATCCCGGGTTTTCGCCACGAAAACCTGAGATTTTGTCTCCGAGCATTCTTGATTTTCCGTCACTTGTTTTAAGTCCGGTGACACCATTAAGAGATGATCATAATAAATCTTCCGGGAGTTCATCTGAAGAAGAGAAGGCTATTGCGGAGAAGGGTTTTTATTTACATAAATCACCTATGAGTACACCTAGAGGTGCTGAGCCACAGCTTTTGCCGCTGTTTCCTGTGACTTCTCCCCGAGTTTCGGGTTCTTAA